One Onychostoma macrolepis isolate SWU-2019 chromosome 15, ASM1243209v1, whole genome shotgun sequence DNA segment encodes these proteins:
- the LOC131554036 gene encoding protocadherin Fat 4 isoform X4, producing the protein MNKFGLLHLCIFLMHATIFFYGVCSNSSSQTQTENSNEKKWFNISALPSTGLAPLRSRGFTQLSFSKSVYSFEVREDTPPGTIVGHVEMVYSEENETSVYSVQEDDGDGLFLLNPHSGEFLLSRALDFEVERYYILTAAAQQGDSELTMVRVYFNVIDVNDNPPVFSQNAFSASIPENSPVGMCFLNLNVSDPDEGIYGEVDLLVTSGNLESKFSINQHQALCLRGELDRETNAMYSLIIQASDRALPIEARLTTSVDVTIYLLDVNDNSPLITTPSTVSFPENAPLHSVVTVIQATDADAGSNGEVDFSFESAEKQPFSINSLTGVVYLQKPLDRETEDVLTVTLNVKDKGVPQLFNSMNLTVLIEDVNDHNPEFTQSSYSLSVYEDVPRGTSLLRVNARDQDIGSNGQVRFFVSESGFMVDSVLGVVSVIDKMDREKKPFYSFFVIAEDLGDIQRSATATINITVLDVNDCVPLFSSESLTLHVFENGEDSSQHSHQIHASDEDSDEVNGQLTYSIESGNDESLFSLRSNGTFQILEDLDRELKSQYMLKVIAVDSGFPSLTGTGTLVIVVDDVNDNIPIFDSESFSTHILEDSPTETVFLRVTASDPDDGTNGQLRYSLEGLDLPFSINETSGDLFTISALDRETVAFYQFLVTVTDGHPMKHLSSSAVVSVTVEDVNDHFPSFLYGPYTANVPALITKGSVVCTVMAEDADAGLNAKLNFSLHGQHAHLFSINSRTGTVFMKDSVKRRNDITVEVHVQDGADLPKMDTTTLTVRFQNNTYFPHIAVQVYKDVLSEDVPTGTLVAIVTAETQRNAPVSFYLASGNFGEVFEVHHSTGELTVKDPLDFETNMYFHLIVEARDSGIPPFSSYAELNLNISDVNDNPPVFSQNLYRCEVYENLDSSRVCNVLATDADSGVFSEVEYFILAGNTEGTFKIDKIHGSLFTTKLLDREKIPYYNLTLKTVDKENNSLSAIAAVIVVVLDTNDHAPRFSQIFITEVPEDAPVGFSVIQITVTDEDVGLNAVIEYTIIGQNGELPFSIDKTTGTLLVLHHLDREDQDHYIVKVNANDSAWSISTDVTIDITDINDNTPIFYQPLYTLTVPEMKMHEVFLLQISATDRDLGENAQILYFIDPPNELFLVNASTGEISTKQPIVLHESESVNFTFTVVASDCGSVPLNSSSIVSVTSVRHNQLPPSFLPFRPLVPVPLTLDVGTEVIQISAVDQDSLEMNNSVEYFNSGGNGSLYFEVEHNSGRVLVYKTLVNSLNTILRLLITAKDKGLPPLSAQTVISFEVTRENLFAPHFLNSKVEFFVPEDLSIGSVIGKIQGKDKDPGINGVISYSFDGGNENGLFSVGQSSGLIMLVKTLDFEEFETHHLNVIAKDGGWRPKMERLNIIVYVTDLNDSPPVFTSTNYIATVSENALIGTTVLQVWAKDADTGIHSQITYSLIAGDSHLFYLDTKNGTITTLVMFDYEKNQNFELKVKASNIGFPYLFDIARIHIQIIGLNEFIPAFQKHLYNFTVSEALVPQTEIGRVVAIDYDQGPDGEVFYVLAGQSKKANFVVDEHTGIIYISKDLKNRLQNDEVLRVLAKNRGAITGFNVDEALIHLQILDENDAPEFESMFYTAAVSEDISIGTSITKVKAVDRDAILEWSRFSYSIEHGNINSSFTIDPVSGVISVNSHLDREMWAIYNLTVIAVDEGSPAVTGSTKVAITITDVNDNPPKLLTTEGFIRENRPAGTLVSTLAATDDDLPPNQGPFTYWMMRPTEGFSLTSDGVLFTLRPFDRERNPLFHIHIVVQDAGKPPMSSTTLFHIKVLDENDNAPLQRNINILVKYYGSYFPGGLIGNVRPTDQDELDVFNCTIKNGPLRMFSFPFGMCNLWSSSYQGEATYNISVEASDQLHPSVNNSIYVNYKGFTNVSLDNCVLFYISISTLEEFLSLKYLKFVKALDSLFNLQASKTHVFGMKLQGDKMLLLAAVKSYNGQYLTGEVARGISNMHKKLLEAQSNVTISQITSDPCMLHPCHNGATCNRNIHISQEVAVLESSSLIFVSPYFVEIFNCSCPAGFTGDACELDFDECAKEPCENGGNCYNNPGTYFCQCKDGFSGPHCTIVDNECQTVICLNGGTCWNRQGGFICDCSPGYEGTFCDRIVDHCASFPCVYGICSSFLTGYSCQCPFGVSGVNCEEHSYGFQEISYIEFPPLDPQYNFIYLEFATVQQNALLLYNHGDPSTSDFLALEIVSGRLWLSYDLGSGVIRLETGKVVADGSFHNITVRRTGNIASLEIDNCSPHEPQGFCSSQNGATGTQRTLEVSSNNMTFGGVKSIDVILQRQIRTHDFVGCMRNMQVNNFSPDSLKSLASQNVLDRCPRADNPPCETAVCLNEAVCQDRWSHHHCQCRDQFTGPNCAMMSVILFLIDLAEQHVLFLSGEAYIEFAVKESYRRNQILQAILDGKEGDSQGFDSVEIKMRTVRRNGVLVVCWCQTAHLKLQISNGKPLYVFTNVTSGQRMEHLMEGNVSDGQWHVLHLRRRGSYMTLFLDERPVVNTTNGTITHPTFLVETIFLGSSPLKESRDVREIIQNLDWSRRQFILKAPSPFRDVVSSPSVQSLPNTSVSGGIQQLENLLNLGVHFNTYVDVFEDIASLPTHQPNDCDFQSDQEEII; encoded by the exons ATGAACAAATTTGGATTACTACACCTCTGTATATTTCTCATGCACGCGACG ATTTTCTTCTATGGTGTTTGTTCTAACAGTTCATCACAGACACAGACGGAGAATAGTAATGAAAAGAAGTGGTTTAACATTTCAGCTCTGCCATCCACAGGCTTAGCTCCACTTCGTAGTAGAGGGTTTACACAACTATCCTTTTCCAAATCTGTATATTCATTTGAAGTGAGGGAAGACACACCACCTG GGACAATTGTGGGACATGTGGAGATGGTATATAGTGAGGAGAATGAAACCTCAGTGTACTCTGTTCAGGAGGATGATGGTGATGGTCTTTTCCTTCTCAATCCACATTCTGGCGAATTTCTCCTGTCTCGTGCTCTGGATTTTGAGGTGGAGCGCTACTACATCCTGACTGCAGCAGCTCAGCAGGGGGACAGTGAGCTCACCATGGTCAGAGTGTACTTCAACGTGATCGATGTCAATGACAACCCACCAGTGTTCAGCCAAAATGCCTTCTCGGCCTCCATACCAGAAAACTCACCTGTTGGAATGTGCTTCCTAAATCTGAATGTTTCAGATCCAGATGAGG GTATATATGGAGAGGTGGATCTGTTGGTGACATCTGGAAATCTTGAGAGCAAGTTCTCTATAAACCAGCATCAAGCTCTTTGTCTAAGAGGGGAGTTAGACAGAGAGACAAATGCAATGTATAGCCTCATTATCCAGGCCAGTGATCGTGCTCTACCCATAGAGGCTCGACTCACAACCTCAGTGGATGTTACCATCTATCTTCTGGATGTCAATGACAACTCCCCTCTCATCACGACCCCCAGTACTGTTAGTTTTCCAGAGAACGCACCTCTTCATTCTGTCGTTACAGTTATacaggccacagatgctgatgCTGGATCCAATGGTGAAGTTGATTTCAGTTTTGAGAGTGCAGAAAAACAACCATTCAGTATAAATAGTTTGACTGGGGTTGTGTACCTACAGAAGCCATTGGACAGAGAAACCGAGGATGTTCTCACGGTCACATTGAACGTCAAAGATAAAGGTGTTCCTCAATTGTTCAATTCAATGAACCTCACAGTGCTTATTGAGGATGTGAACGATCACAATCCAGAGTTCACTCAAAGCTCCTACAGTCTTTCAGTATATGAGGATGTACCTCGTGGAACAAGCCTGCTCAGAGTTAATGCAAGAGATCAAGATATTGGGTCAAATGGGCAGGTGCGGTTCTTTGTCTCAGAGAGTGGGTTCATGGTGGACTCTGTTCTAGGTGTGGTCTCGGTGATAGACAAGATGGACCGTGAGAAGAAGCCTTTCTACAGCTTTTTTGTCATAGCAGAAGACCTGGGAGATATTCAAAGGTCTGCCACAGCAACCATTAACATCACAGTCCTGGACGTTAATGACTGTGTTCCTCTTTTTTCATCCGAATCACTGACATTACATGTCTTCGAAAATGGGGAAGACTCTTCTCAGCACTCCCATCAG ATACATGCCTCTGATGAAGATTCTGATGAAGTTAATGGTCAGCTGACATATTCTATAGAATCAGGAAATGATGAGAGTCTCTTCTCACTTCGTTCCAATGGAACGTTCCAAATCTTAGAAGATCTTGATAGAGAACTGAAAAGCCAATACATGTTAAAAGTTATTGCTGTTGATTCAG GATTTCCGTCATTGACAGGCACAGGCACCTTGGTTATTGTTGTTGATGATGTCAATGACAACATTCCAATATTTGACAGTGAGTCATTTAGTACTCACATATTGGAGGATTCACCTACTGAGACTGTTTTTCTGAGAGTTACAGCTTCAGACCCAGATGACGGTACCAATGGACAGCTAAG ATATTCTTTAGAGGGCCTAGATCTACCCTTTTCCATCAATGAAACATCTGGGGATTTATTCACCATAAGTGCCTTGGACAGAGAGACAGTGGCTTTTTACCAATTTTTGGTGACCGTCACTGACGGACATCCAATGAAGCATCTTTCCAGTTCAGCTGTAGTTTCAGTAACAGTTGAGGATGTGAATGATCACTTCCCGTCCTTCCTTTATGGACCATATACGGCTAATGTTCCTGCTTTGATAACCAAAG GATCAGTTGTCTGCACAGTGATGGCAGAAGATGCAGATGCTGGATTGAATGCAAAACTAAATTTTTCTCTACATGGCCAACATGCCCATCTCTTCTCCATTAACTCTCGCACAGGAACAGTGTTTATGAAAGATTCTGTGAAGAGAAGAAATGATATCACAGTTGAAGTTCATGTGCAGGATGGAGCAGATCTGCCAAAAATGGACACAACAACCTTGACTGTCAGATTCCAGAATAACACATACTTTCCTCATATTGCAGTCCAAGTTTATAAGGACGTCCTCTCTGAGGATGTGCCCACAGGGACCCTGGTGGCTATTGTCACTGCAGAAACACAAAGAAATGCACCAGTGTCTTTCTATTTGGCCTCTGGAAACTTTGGGGAGGTTTTTGAGGTTCACCACAGCACTGGTGAGCTGACTGTCAAGGATCCCTTAGATTTTGAAACCAACATGTATTTTCATCTAATAGTTGAAGCCAGAGACTCAGGGATACCGCCTTTTTCGTCATATGCCGAACTTAATTTGAATATCAGTGACGTGAATGATAACCCACCAGTGTTCTCACAAAACCTCTACAGATGTGAGGTGTATGAGAACTTGGATTCAAGTAGGGTGTGTAACGTGTTAGCAACTGATGCAGACTCTGGAGTGTTTTCAGAGGTGGAGTACTTCATTTTGGCTGGTAACACTGAGGGTACATTTAAAATAGACAAAATTCATGGCAGTCTTTTCACAACAAAACTTTTGGATCGAGAAAAAATTCCGTATTATAATCTTACCCTCAAGACCGTTGATAAAGAAAACAACAGTCTTTCAGCCATTGCAGCAGTTATTGTTGTAGTTCTTGACACAAATGATCATGCCCCTCGCTTCTCACAGATTTTCATCACAGAGGTTCCTGAGGATGCTCCTGTTGGTTTTTCAGTCATTCAGATAACTGTTACAGATGAAGATGTTGGTCTAAATGCTGTCATTGAATATACAATCATTGGCCAAAATGGTGAGTTACCATTCAGTATTGATAAAACCACTGGGACTTTACTGGTACTGCATCATTTGGACAGAGAAGATCAAGATCATTATATAGTGAAGGTAAACGCCAATGATTCTGCTTGGAGCATCAGCACAGACGTCACCATAGACATCACAGATATCAACGACAACACACCGATCTTCTATCAACCGCTTTACACTCTCACTGTCCCTGAGATGAAGATGCATGAAGTTTTCCTTCTACAAATTAGTGCTACAGACAGGGATCTTGGTGAGAATGCCCAAATCCTCTACTTCATTGACCCACCAAATGAACTTTTTTTGGTAAACGCATCAACTGGGGAAATTTCAACCAAACAGCCTATTGTTCTTCATGAATCTGAATCTGTAAATTTTACTTTCACAGTTGTGGCATCAGACTGCGGAAGTGTTCCTTTGAACAGCTCTAGCATTGTTTCAGTGACATCAGTACGACATAATCAATTGCCACCCTCGTTTTTACCCTTCAGACCTTTAGTACCAGTCCCTTTAACCCTGGATGTGGGAACAGAAGTAATCCAGATATCTGCAGTAGATCAAGATTCTCTTGAAATGAACAACAGTGTTGAGTACTTTAATAGTGGTGGCAATGGATCTCTTTATTTTGAGGTAGAACATAACAGCGGAAGAGTGCTGGTATATAAAACTTTAGTAAATAGCCTTAACACAATTCTAAGACTTCTAATCACTGCCAAAGATAAAGGCCTTCCTCCTCTTTCTGCACAGACTGTAATCAGTTTTGAAGTTACACGTGAGAACCTGTTTGCACCACATTTTCTTAACAGCAAAGTGGAGTTTTTTGTTCCAGAAGATTTATCCATTGGTTCAGTTATTGGCAAAATCCAAGGCAAAGATAAAGATCCTGGCATCAATGGTGTTATTTCCTATTCTTTTGATGGTGGGAATGAAAATGGATTGTTCTCAGTAGGACAATCTTCAGGATTGATCATGCTGGTTAAAACGCTCGACTTTGAGGAATTCGAAACTCACCATCTAAATGTCATTGCCAAGGACGGAGGCTGGCGTCCCAAGATGGAGAGACTTAATATCATAGTATATGTGACAGATTTAAATGATAGCCCTCCTGTATTTACATCTACTAATTATATTGCCACCGTTTCAGAAAATGCTTTGATTGGTACCACGGTTTTGCAGGTCTGGGCGAAGGACGCTGACACTGGAATTCACTCCCAAATCACATATTCGCTTATTGCAGGAGACAGCCATCTCTTCTATTTGGACACCAAAAATGGCACTATCACCACTTTAGTTATGTTTGATTATGAGAAAAATCAGAATTTTGAACTTAAAGTCAAAGCCTCCAACATCGGCTTTCCATATTTGTTTGATATTGCCCGTATACACATCCAAATCATTGGCCTCAATGAATTCATACCTGCTTTTCAAAAACATCTATACAACTTCACGGTTTCGGAGGCTTTGGTGCCACAAACTGAAATAGGAAGGGTTGTTGCCATAGACTATGACCAAGGACCTGATGGAGAAGTCTTTTACGTACTTGCGGGGCAAAgtaaaaaagctaattttgtGGTGGATGAGCATACGGGAATAATATACATCTCAAAAGATTTGAAAAATCGTCTCCAAAATGATGAAGTCCTACGGGTGCTGGCAAAAAACAGAGGGGCCATTACAGGATTTAATGTTGATGAGGCATTGATACATCTACAAATACTAGATGAAAACGATGCCCCTGAGTTTGAGTCGATGTTTTACACTGCAGCAGTATCAGAGGACATCTCGATTGGGACCTCCATAACTAAAGTCAAAGCGGTGGACCGGGATGCGATTCTAGAATGGAGCAGGTTTTCTTATAGCATAGAACATGGGAATATCAATAGTTCCTTCACTATAGACCCAGTCAGTGGGGTCATTTCTGTTAACAGTCACCTGGATAGAGAGATGTGGGCCATCTATAACCTGACGGTCATTGCTGTTGACGAGGGCTCTCCTGCTGTAACCGGAAGCACTAAGGTAGCAATCActatcactgatgtgaatgACAATCCTCCCAAACTGTTGACCACCGAAGGGTTTATCCGAGAAAACCGCCCTGCTGGCACTCTGGTCTCCACTTTAGCAGCCACAGATGATGATCTTCCTCCAAATCAAGGTCCTTTCACATATTGGATGATGAGACCTACTGAGGGTTTTTCGCTTACATCTGATGGCGTTCTCTTCACCTTGAGACCCTTTGATCGGGAGCGCAACCCTCTTTTTCATATACATATTGTGGTTCAAGATGCTGGCAAGCCTCCAATGTCCTCCACcactttgtttcatattaaagTTCTTGATGAAAATGACAATGCACCGCTCCAGAGAAACATTAATATATTGgtgaaatattatggaagttaCTTCCCAGGAGGACTAATCGGAAATGTTAGACCGACTGATCAGGACGAACTGGATGTGTTCAATTGTACAATCAAAAACGGGCCACTTAGGATGTTTAGTTTCCCGTTCGGGATGTGTAATTTGTGGTCCTCCTCATACCAAGGTGAGGCAACTTATAATATTTCCGTCGAAGCGAGTGACCAGCTTCACCCTTCGGTCAACAACAGCATCTACGTCAATTACAAAGGCTTTACTAATGTCTCTCTGGACAACTGCGTGTTGTTCTACATCTCTATATCTACTCTTGAAGAATTTCTGTCTTTGaagtatttaaaatttgtcAAAGCATTGGATAGCCTTTTTAACCTACAAGCATCCAAAACCCATGTGTTTGGAATGAAGTTGCAAGGAGATAAAATGCTGCTTCTGGCTGCTGTGAAAAGCTACAATGGTCAGTATCTAACTGGAGAGGTGGCAAGAGGAATatcaaacatgcataaaaagttACTGGAAGCGCAAAGCAATGTGACTATATCCCAAATAACCAGTGACCCCTGTATGCTCCATCCTTGCCATAATGGTGCCACCTGCAACAGAAACATTCACATCAGTCAGGAAGTTGCTGTGTTGGAAAGCTCTAGTCTTATATTTGTATCTCCATATTTTGTGGAAATCTTTAACTGCTCTTGTCCTGCAGGCTTTACAGGTGATGCATGTGAACTAGACTTTGATGAATGCGCCAAGGAACCTTGTGAAAATGGGGGAAACTGCTATAACAATCCAGGAACTTATTTTTGTCAATGCAAAGATGGATTCTCAGGACCACACTGTACTATAGTTGATAATGAATGTCAAACGGTGATATGTTTAAATGGAGGAACATGCTGGAACAGACAGGGAGGGTTCATCTGTGATTGCAGCCCAGGCTATGAAG GAACATTTTGTGATCGTATTGTTGACCACTGTGCTTCCTTCCCTTGTGTGTATGGCATCTGCTCCAGTTTTTTAACTGGCTACTCTTGCCAGTGTCCATTTG GTGTGAGTGGAGTCAATTGTGAAGAGCACAGTTATGGCTTTCAGGAAATTTCTTACATAGAATTTCCTCCATTGGATCCACAGTATAACTTCATCTATTTGGAATTTGCAACTGTGCAGCAAAACGCTTTGCTTTTGTACAACCATGGTGACCCATCAACTTCAGACTTCCTGGCCCTTGAAATTGTGAGTGGAAGACTGTGGCTGTCTTATGATCTTGGATCTGGAGTGATAAGATTGGAAACAGGGAAGGTAGTGGCTGATGGAAGTTTTCACAACATCACCGTAAGAAGAACTGGAAAT ATAGCCTCTCTAGAAATAGACAACTGCTCTCCCCATGAACCGCAAGGCTTTTGCTCGTCACAAAATGGTGCCACTGGAACCCAAAG GACTCTGGAAGTGAGCTCAAATAACATGACGTTTGGCGGCGTAAAGTCCATTGATGTCATTTTACAGAGGCAAATCAGGACTCATGACTTTGTTGGCTGTATGAGAAACATGCAAGTGAACAACTTCAGTCCAGATTCCTTAAAATCTCTGGCATCCCAGAATGTTCTTGATCG ATGTCCACGAGCAGATAATCCTCCTTGTGAAACAGCAGTGTGTTTGAACGAAGCAGTTTGTCAAGACCGATGGTCGCACCACCACTGCCAGTGCAGAGACCAATTCACAGGACCCAACTGTGCCATGA TGAGTGTAATTCTGTTTTTGATAGATTTGGCGGAGCAGCATGTATTGTTTCTCAGCGGGGAGGCCTACATTGAGTTTGCTGTCAAGGAAAGCTACAGAAGAAACCAGATTCTGCAGGCCATTCTGGATGGGAAGGAAGGAGATTCTCAGGGATTTGACAGTGTTGAGATCAAGATGAGGACTGTCAGAAGAAATGGTGTTTTGGTTGTGTGCTGGTGTCAAACTGCTCATCTAAAACTTCAG ATATCAaatggaaaacctctgtatgtgTTCACCAATGTCACATCTGGCCAGCGAATGGAGCACTTAATGGAGGGAAATGTGTCTGATGGACAGTGGCATGTTCTTCATCTGCGCAGAAGAGGCTCATACATGACTCTGTTTCTAGATGAACGGCCTGTAGTGAACACCACCAATGGCACCATAACTCACCCCACATTCTTAGTGGAGACCATTTTTCTGGGCTCTTCTCCATTGAAAGAATCTAGAGATGTCCGAGAGATTATCCAAAATTTAG ATTGGTCCAGAAGGCAGTTTATTCTGAAGGCCCCTTCACCGTTCAGAGATGTGGTCTCATCCCCCTCCGTCCAGAGTCTCCCAAACACCTCTGTCTCCGGCGGGATACAGCAGCTTGAGAATCTTCTAAATCTAGGAGTGCATTTTAACACCTATGTGGATGTGTTTGAGGACATAGCCAGTTTACCGACCCATCAACCAAATGACTGTGATTTTCAGAGCGATCAAGAGGAAATCATTTGA